One Leisingera sp. M658 genomic window carries:
- a CDS encoding asparaginase — protein sequence MPKPVPMAEVWRGPLLESLHLGHAVICDDTGKVVRSWGDPGAVIYPRSSAKMIQALPLITSGAAARYGLTSEQLALACASHNGAHIHTERVNAWLDQLGLGDDDFRCGTQLPDDIPARNELIKTDNSPCQVHNNCSGKHAGFLTLTQYLGAGAEYIEVDHPVQQACLAAFEETTGQDSPGYGIDGCSAPNFATTVSGLARSMAWFASAADRSDRASQAAQQLVAAMTAHPELVAGESRCCTNLMRAMGGKVAIKTGAEAVFIAILPEQKMGVAVKITDGATRASECAIAALMVSLGVLEAEHPETRKFMNKTLYSRRGLECGSIRPAAELLF from the coding sequence ATGCCGAAACCTGTGCCCATGGCCGAAGTCTGGCGCGGCCCGCTGCTGGAGAGCCTGCATCTGGGTCATGCCGTCATTTGTGATGACACGGGCAAGGTGGTGCGCAGCTGGGGGGATCCGGGTGCGGTGATTTACCCGCGCAGCTCGGCCAAGATGATCCAGGCGCTGCCGTTGATCACCTCCGGCGCTGCCGCGCGCTATGGTTTGACGTCCGAACAGCTGGCGCTTGCCTGTGCGTCCCACAACGGTGCGCATATCCACACCGAGCGGGTGAATGCCTGGCTGGATCAGCTGGGCCTTGGCGATGACGACTTCCGCTGCGGCACGCAATTGCCAGACGACATTCCGGCCCGCAATGAGCTGATCAAGACCGACAACAGCCCCTGCCAGGTTCACAACAACTGCTCTGGTAAACACGCGGGCTTTCTGACCCTGACCCAATATCTGGGGGCAGGGGCCGAGTACATCGAAGTCGATCACCCTGTGCAGCAGGCCTGTCTGGCGGCGTTTGAGGAAACCACCGGGCAGGATAGTCCCGGCTATGGCATCGACGGCTGCTCAGCGCCGAATTTTGCCACCACCGTATCTGGCCTTGCACGGTCCATGGCTTGGTTTGCCAGTGCTGCAGACCGCTCTGACCGCGCATCGCAAGCGGCGCAGCAGCTGGTGGCGGCGATGACGGCGCATCCCGAATTGGTCGCAGGCGAAAGCCGCTGCTGCACCAACCTGATGCGGGCGATGGGCGGCAAAGTAGCGATCAAGACCGGCGCCGAGGCGGTGTTCATCGCGATCCTGCCTGAACAGAAAATGGGCGTAGCCGTGAAGATCACCGACGGCGCCACCCGCGCCAGCGAATGCGCAATTGCCGCGCTGATGGTCAGCCTTGGTGTGCTGGAGGCCGAGCACCCGGAAACCCGAAAATTCATGAACAAGACGCTTTACAGCCGCCGCGGGCTGGAGTGCGGATCCATCCGCCCGGCAGCCGAGCTGCTGTTTTGA
- a CDS encoding YciI family protein: protein MPQFIFAYHGGKKPESEAEGAKEMEAWKNWMGSMGDALKIPGAPVGMSKTVSAGGVVDNGGANPLSGYTVVEAADQDAACEMAKGCPMVVSGNGSVEVAEIIDMEM, encoded by the coding sequence ATGCCACAGTTCATTTTTGCCTATCACGGCGGCAAGAAGCCCGAGAGCGAAGCAGAAGGCGCCAAGGAAATGGAGGCCTGGAAGAACTGGATGGGGTCGATGGGCGACGCACTGAAGATACCCGGCGCGCCGGTTGGCATGTCCAAAACCGTCAGCGCCGGAGGGGTCGTGGACAATGGCGGCGCCAATCCGCTTTCGGGCTACACGGTGGTCGAAGCGGCCGACCAGGATGCTGCCTGCGAAATGGCCAAAGGCTGCCCGATGGTGGTGAGCGGCAACGGTTCAGTCGAAGTGGCCGAGATCATCGACATGGAAATGTAG
- a CDS encoding SRPBCC domain-containing protein: MSDLQLQRVFPVSPEKLFAWVTTPDKLLKWWGPEGVHIPEHNLDLSRTGPWYSVMQNSDGQRFHVSGQVTHVDGPKSVGFTWAWHDEDGSRGAESHVTFTIAATENGAMLLIDHRDLDGTETASRHEQGWTSTLRKLEAQLAEQI, translated from the coding sequence ATGAGTGATCTGCAGCTGCAAAGGGTTTTTCCCGTCAGTCCGGAAAAACTGTTCGCCTGGGTGACCACCCCGGACAAGCTGCTGAAGTGGTGGGGCCCGGAGGGGGTGCATATCCCGGAACATAATCTGGATCTGAGCCGCACCGGCCCTTGGTATTCTGTCATGCAAAACAGTGACGGCCAGCGGTTTCATGTCTCGGGCCAAGTGACCCATGTGGATGGGCCGAAATCCGTCGGCTTCACCTGGGCCTGGCATGACGAGGACGGCAGCCGCGGCGCTGAAAGCCATGTGACCTTCACCATCGCTGCCACCGAGAACGGCGCCATGCTGCTGATTGACCACCGTGATCTGGACGGCACCGAGACCGCATCGCGCCACGAACAGGGCTGGACTTCGACCCTGCGCAAGCTTGAGGCGCAACTGGCCGAACAAATCTGA
- a CDS encoding helix-turn-helix transcriptional regulator, translating into MIPILKLFAALSDETRMSIVDQLIAKGELPAGDLAPGAGISAPAISRHLKVLREAGLVTQRADGTRRLYSARPEGLRMIAEWTQSRRAFWEGGLNRLEAALMADDT; encoded by the coding sequence ATGATACCGATTCTGAAATTATTTGCTGCGCTGTCGGATGAAACCCGTATGTCGATCGTCGACCAGCTGATTGCAAAAGGCGAGCTGCCTGCAGGCGATCTGGCACCGGGTGCGGGCATTTCGGCGCCTGCGATCTCGCGCCATCTGAAGGTGCTGCGCGAGGCCGGGCTGGTCACCCAGCGCGCCGATGGCACCAGGCGGCTGTATTCCGCCCGGCCCGAAGGCCTGCGGATGATTGCCGAGTGGACCCAGTCCCGGCGCGCCTTCTGGGAGGGCGGCCTGAACCGGCTGGAGGCAGCTTTGATGGCAGATGACACCTGA
- a CDS encoding TSUP family transporter produces MLEVGIETLMLLLAAGFVAGFIDALAGGGGLVTLPVLLLAGASPVTALATNKIQGLFGAATAAATYARAGHVDLKSQCKPALIAFAASVAGAFLVTFLPTEWIRLFLPVLLIAIAIFFAVKKGLDDLDRRRRLSPALFAATMVPLCGAYDGLLGPGAGSFYMLAFVSLAGYGILKSTAHTKLLNFASNAGGLVAFSFFATPWWITGLLMGLAQIAGARAGAGLANKQGAKLIKPLLVLTSITLAAKLLWDMR; encoded by the coding sequence ATGCTGGAAGTGGGGATCGAGACCCTGATGCTGCTGCTGGCAGCCGGGTTTGTTGCGGGCTTCATCGACGCGCTTGCCGGCGGCGGCGGCCTGGTCACCTTGCCTGTTCTGCTGCTGGCGGGGGCCAGCCCGGTCACAGCCTTGGCAACGAACAAGATCCAGGGGCTGTTCGGAGCCGCCACCGCGGCGGCCACCTATGCCCGGGCCGGCCATGTTGATCTGAAATCGCAGTGCAAACCTGCGCTGATTGCCTTTGCCGCATCGGTTGCAGGCGCCTTTCTGGTGACCTTCCTGCCCACCGAGTGGATCCGCCTGTTCCTGCCAGTACTGCTGATTGCCATAGCCATCTTCTTTGCGGTCAAGAAAGGGTTGGATGATCTGGACCGCCGGCGCCGCCTATCGCCTGCCCTGTTTGCCGCAACAATGGTTCCCTTGTGCGGCGCTTATGACGGGCTGCTGGGGCCGGGGGCAGGCAGTTTCTACATGCTCGCCTTTGTCTCCCTTGCCGGTTATGGCATCCTCAAATCCACGGCCCATACCAAACTGCTGAACTTTGCCTCCAATGCGGGCGGGCTTGTTGCCTTTTCCTTTTTTGCCACCCCCTGGTGGATCACCGGCCTGCTGATGGGATTGGCCCAGATTGCCGGCGCGCGTGCAGGAGCCGGGCTTGCAAACAAGCAGGGCGCGAAGCTGATCAAGCCGCTGCTGGTGCTGACTTCAATAACGCTGGCGGCGAAGCTTCTTTGGGACATGCGGTGA
- the serB gene encoding phosphoserine phosphatase SerB, producing MFAATLLCNPASPVLEPPLIESLRNAWGGGEAVWLAPGAAAEFSLKQMPDNRWNVWEDLQKLGVDLVIQPYAGRKKKMLLADMDSTMIQQECIDELAEEAGVGARVKDITARAMNGELDFEGALTARVGLLKGLPETVIGKVLAERITYMPGGRHLLATMKAEGAYAALVSGGFTAFTAQVAAELGFDENRANTLTVEDGKLTGEAGRPILGREAKVEALKQITARLGIGVADVIAVGDGANDLGMLKRAGAGVALHAKPSVAAECDIRINHGDLTALLYIQGYGRDDFKG from the coding sequence ATGTTTGCTGCCACCCTGCTTTGCAACCCTGCCAGCCCGGTTCTGGAGCCTCCGCTGATCGAATCGCTGCGCAATGCCTGGGGCGGTGGCGAGGCTGTCTGGCTGGCGCCAGGTGCCGCAGCTGAGTTTTCGCTGAAGCAAATGCCGGACAACCGGTGGAACGTCTGGGAGGATCTGCAGAAGCTGGGCGTGGATCTGGTCATTCAGCCCTATGCCGGGCGCAAGAAGAAGATGCTGCTGGCCGATATGGACTCCACCATGATCCAGCAGGAGTGCATTGACGAGCTGGCAGAAGAAGCGGGCGTTGGCGCACGGGTCAAGGACATTACCGCACGGGCAATGAACGGCGAGCTGGATTTTGAAGGCGCGCTGACCGCGCGGGTGGGACTGCTGAAAGGGCTGCCGGAAACGGTGATCGGCAAGGTGCTGGCCGAGCGCATCACTTACATGCCCGGCGGCAGGCATCTGCTGGCCACGATGAAGGCAGAGGGCGCTTATGCGGCGCTGGTGTCGGGCGGGTTCACGGCGTTCACCGCACAGGTGGCGGCAGAGCTGGGATTTGACGAAAACCGCGCCAACACCCTGACCGTGGAAGACGGCAAGCTGACCGGAGAAGCAGGCAGGCCGATCCTGGGCCGGGAAGCCAAGGTGGAGGCGCTGAAGCAGATCACCGCCCGGTTGGGGATTGGAGTGGCGGATGTCATTGCGGTAGGTGACGGCGCCAATGATCTGGGGATGCTGAAACGCGCAGGCGCCGGGGTGGCGCTGCATGCCAAACCTTCAGTCGCAGCAGAATGCGACATCCGCATCAACCACGGCGACCTGACTGCGCTGCTGTACATCCAGGGCTACGGTCGCGACGATTTCAAAGGCTGA
- a CDS encoding phosphoserine transaminase — MAIAQPASRPVNPRFSSGPCAKPPVFDVAKLANAPLGRSHRAAVGKERLKAAIEGTREILNIPADYKIGIVPASDTGAVEMAMWNLLGARGVEMLAWESFGSGWVTDAVKQLKLDATVKTADYGQIVDLASVDFSNDVVFTWNGTTSGVRVPNGNWIPADREGLTICDATSAAFAQRLPWDKLDVTTFSWQKVLGGEAAHGMIILSPRAVERLESYTPAWPLPKIFRLTKGGKLIDGIFQGATINTPSMLAVEDYLLALDWARSVGGMEGLRERAYANLAAVQSFVQDNPWIAFLAEQPEYRSNTSVCLKFTDERIQDGAVFAKAVAKRLENEGVAYDIGAYRDAPAGLRIWCGGTVETTDVAALMPWIKWAFEAEIALQTEAA, encoded by the coding sequence ATGGCTATTGCACAACCGGCATCGCGGCCGGTAAATCCGCGTTTTTCTTCTGGCCCTTGCGCCAAACCTCCTGTTTTTGACGTCGCCAAACTGGCCAACGCGCCGCTGGGCCGTTCGCACCGCGCTGCGGTTGGCAAGGAGCGTCTGAAGGCGGCGATCGAAGGCACCCGCGAAATTCTGAACATCCCTGCTGATTACAAGATCGGCATTGTCCCTGCGTCGGATACCGGCGCGGTGGAAATGGCAATGTGGAACCTGCTGGGGGCCCGCGGCGTCGAGATGCTGGCCTGGGAAAGCTTCGGCTCTGGCTGGGTGACCGACGCGGTGAAGCAGCTGAAACTGGACGCCACCGTCAAGACCGCCGATTACGGACAGATCGTGGACCTCGCCTCTGTCGATTTCTCCAATGACGTCGTCTTCACCTGGAACGGCACGACCTCCGGCGTGCGGGTTCCCAACGGCAACTGGATCCCGGCGGACCGCGAAGGGCTGACCATCTGCGATGCCACTTCGGCAGCCTTTGCGCAACGGTTGCCTTGGGACAAGCTGGATGTGACCACCTTCTCCTGGCAGAAGGTGCTGGGCGGCGAAGCTGCACATGGCATGATCATCCTTTCCCCCCGTGCCGTCGAACGGCTGGAAAGCTACACCCCCGCCTGGCCGCTGCCGAAAATTTTCCGCCTGACCAAGGGCGGCAAGCTGATCGACGGCATTTTCCAGGGTGCAACTATCAACACGCCCTCGATGCTGGCGGTTGAGGATTACCTGCTGGCGCTGGACTGGGCGCGCTCGGTTGGCGGCATGGAAGGCCTGCGCGAACGCGCCTACGCCAACCTCGCCGCAGTGCAAAGCTTTGTGCAGGACAATCCCTGGATCGCGTTCCTGGCTGAACAGCCGGAGTACCGTTCCAACACTTCTGTCTGCCTTAAGTTTACGGATGAGCGCATTCAGGACGGCGCAGTGTTTGCCAAGGCAGTGGCCAAACGGCTGGAAAATGAAGGCGTAGCCTATGACATCGGCGCCTACCGCGACGCGCCTGCGGGCCTGCGGATCTGGTGCGGCGGCACGGTTGAAACCACTGATGTGGCTGCCCTGATGCCTTGGATCAAATGGGCCTTCGAGGCTGAGATCGCTCTCCAGACTGAAGCCGCCTGA